A window of the Eulemur rufifrons isolate Redbay chromosome 6, OSU_ERuf_1, whole genome shotgun sequence genome harbors these coding sequences:
- the LOC138383871 gene encoding LOW QUALITY PROTEIN: inactive caspase-12-like (The sequence of the model RefSeq protein was modified relative to this genomic sequence to represent the inferred CDS: deleted 1 base in 1 codon), translating into MAAKGPPKEDPVNKVKLMARNVLDGIFDDLMENSVLNRDELRKLGDGVKLIMNNAENLVDDITEKTQMAGKIFMDRLFKQKIPLSLNISSDGEGRPNTPGLIICNKEFTYLPNRYGSEIDLLGMQDLLENLGYSVIVKENLTAQQMETELKEFAARLEHQSSDSTFLVFMSHGILDGICGIQHRIPEPDVLPDDTIFTIFNNRNCRSLKDKPKVIIMQACRGRGIGMVWVAADSGEAPADTHGQVLQQRCVWNDAITKAHVEKDFIAFKSSTPHNISWRLDLNGSLFISQLIYYFKEYSWCHHLEEIFRKVQHSFETPNILTQMPTIERVSMTRYFYLFPGN; encoded by the exons ATGGCTG CCAAGGGACCACCCAAAGAAGACCCAGTCAACAAGGTGAAGTTGATGGCCAGAAATGTGCTTGATGGCATTTTTGATGACTTGATGGAAAATAGTGTGTTAAACAGAGATGAGTTACGTAAATTAGGAGATGGTGTGAAGCTCATCATGAACAATGCTGAAAACCTGGTTGATGATATCACTGAGAAAACTCAAATGGCAGGCAAAATATTTATGGACCGCCTCTTCAAGCAAAAGATACCACTGAGTTTAA ATATATCCAGTGATGGAGAAGGAAGGCCGAACACGCCTGGC CTCATCATCTGCAACAAAGAATTCACCTATCTACCTAATCGATATGGTTCTGAAATTGACCTTTTGGGGATGCAAGACCTGCTAGAAAACCTTGGCTACTCAGTGATTGTAAAAGAGAATCTCACAGCTCAG CAAATGGAAACAGAACTAAAGGAGTTTGCTGCCCGGCTAGAGCACCAGTCCTCAGATAGTACATTCCTGGTATTTATGTCACACGGCATCCTGGATggaatctgtgggatacagcacaGAATCCCTGAGCCAGATGTTCTTCCAGATGACACCATCTTCACAATTTTCAACAACCGTAACTGCCGGAGTCTGAAAGACAAACCCAAGGTCATCATCATGCAGGCCTGCCGAGGCA GAGGTATCGGGATGGTTTGGGTGGCGGCTGACTCAGGAGAAGCTCCTGCAGATACACACGGCCAGGTCCTGCAGCAGCGCTGTGTCTGGAATGACGCTATTACAAAGGCCCACGTGGAGAAGGACTTCATTGCTTTCAAATCTTCAACACCAC ATAATATTTCTTGGAGGCTTGACTTAAATGGATCACTCTTCATTTCCCAACTTATCTACTACTTCAAAGAGTATTCTTGGTGTCATCATTTAGAGGAAATTTTTCGAAAG GTTCAACATTCATTCGAGACCCCAAATATACTAACCCAGATGCCGACCATTGAAAGAGTATCCATGACACGATATTTCTACCTCTTCCCTGGGAATTAA